The Agromyces atrinae genome window below encodes:
- the atpE gene encoding ATP synthase F0 subunit C, whose product MDATTVLAEINGNIATVGYGLAAIGPGIGIGILVGKTVESIARQPELAGRLQVVMYIGIAFTEALAFIGIATYFIFA is encoded by the coding sequence ATGGACGCAACCACGGTCCTCGCAGAAATCAACGGCAACATCGCAACGGTGGGCTACGGCCTCGCCGCGATCGGCCCCGGTATCGGTATCGGTATCCTCGTCGGCAAGACCGTCGAGTCGATCGCTCGTCAGCCCGAGCTCGCCGGCCGCCTCCAGGTCGTGATGTACATCGGTATCGCCTTCACCGAGGCGCTCGCGTTCATCGGTATCGCGACGTACTTCATCTTCGCCTGA
- a CDS encoding F0F1 ATP synthase subunit B, whose protein sequence is MLLVAATEGSGEQPNLLIPPVYDIVWSGVVFVIVAFFFWKLVLPRVQRMLDQRAEAIEGNIAKADEAQRQAEAALEQYTAQLADARVEAGRIRESARDEGKSIVAEARDAASSEAARLTATAHAQIEAERQAALVSLRSEVGTLAIDLASGVIGESLTDDRRSAAIVDRFLADLEASEAAQAGKK, encoded by the coding sequence ATGCTCCTAGTAGCCGCCACCGAGGGATCGGGAGAGCAGCCCAACCTGCTCATCCCGCCCGTATATGACATCGTCTGGTCCGGCGTCGTCTTCGTGATCGTGGCCTTCTTCTTCTGGAAGCTCGTGCTTCCGAGGGTGCAGCGCATGCTCGACCAGCGTGCCGAGGCAATCGAGGGCAACATCGCCAAGGCCGACGAGGCACAGCGCCAGGCCGAAGCCGCTCTCGAGCAGTACACGGCTCAGCTCGCCGACGCCCGCGTCGAAGCCGGTCGCATCCGTGAGTCCGCGCGTGACGAGGGCAAGTCCATCGTCGCCGAGGCACGCGACGCAGCATCGAGCGAGGCCGCCCGCCTCACGGCGACGGCTCACGCTCAGATCGAGGCGGAGCGCCAGGCGGCACTCGTCTCGTTGCGTTCCGAAGTCGGCACGTTGGCCATCGACCTCGCGTCGGGCGTCATCGGCGAGAGCCTGACCGATGACCGTCGCTCCGCGGCGATCGTCGACCGCTTCCTCGCTGACCTCGAGGCGAGCGAAGCCGCCCAGGCCGGGAAGAAGTAG
- the cysK gene encoding cysteine synthase A, which produces MAAIYSSITDVVGRTPLVQLNRVTEGAGARVLAKLEFYNPSASVKDRLGVAIVDAAEAAGALAPGGTIVEGTSGNTGIALAMVGAARGYRVILAMPETMSKERRGLLRAYGAELVLTPGSEGMKGAVSRAEQIVAETPGAVLARQFENEANPETHRRTTAEEIWNDTDGEVDIFISGIGTGGTLTGVGQVLKSRKPGVQIIGVEPAESPILNGGAPGPHKIQGIGANFVPDILDREVYDEIIDVNIDQAVATARRLGVDEGILGGISSGATVHAAIEVAKRPENAGKTIVVIVASYGERYLSTVLYEGLLD; this is translated from the coding sequence ATGGCAGCCATCTACTCCAGCATCACCGACGTCGTCGGTCGCACTCCTCTCGTGCAGTTGAACCGGGTCACCGAGGGCGCCGGCGCCCGCGTGCTCGCCAAGCTCGAGTTCTACAACCCGTCCGCGAGCGTGAAGGACCGCCTCGGTGTCGCGATCGTCGACGCCGCAGAGGCCGCGGGCGCCCTCGCACCCGGCGGAACGATCGTCGAGGGCACGAGCGGCAACACCGGCATCGCGCTCGCGATGGTCGGCGCGGCCCGCGGATACCGTGTCATCCTCGCGATGCCCGAGACGATGAGCAAGGAACGCCGCGGCCTCCTCCGCGCCTACGGCGCCGAGCTCGTCCTCACCCCCGGCTCGGAGGGCATGAAGGGTGCCGTCTCGCGCGCCGAGCAGATCGTCGCCGAGACGCCCGGTGCCGTGCTCGCGCGTCAGTTCGAGAACGAGGCCAACCCCGAGACCCACCGCCGCACGACGGCTGAAGAGATCTGGAACGACACCGACGGCGAGGTCGACATCTTCATCTCGGGCATCGGCACGGGCGGAACCCTCACCGGAGTCGGCCAGGTGCTCAAGTCGCGGAAGCCCGGCGTCCAGATCATCGGCGTCGAGCCGGCTGAGTCGCCGATCCTCAACGGCGGCGCACCCGGCCCCCACAAGATCCAGGGCATCGGGGCGAACTTCGTGCCCGACATCCTCGACCGCGAGGTCTACGACGAGATCATCGACGTCAACATCGATCAGGCCGTCGCCACCGCACGCCGCCTCGGCGTCGACGAGGGCATCCTCGGCGGCATCAGCTCGGGCGCGACGGTGCACGCGGCGATCGAGGTCGCGAAGCGGCCCGAGAACGCCGGGAAGACGATCGTCGTCATCGTCGCGAGCTACGGAGAGCGCTACCTGTCGACGGTCTTGTACGAAGGACTGCTTGACTGA
- the prmC gene encoding peptide chain release factor N(5)-glutamine methyltransferase produces the protein MTPEPRDASDTDLRGARATVIRRLTDAGVPDAEVDADLLLGHVLGLSRGGLHARLVVGGSLSDDDLSALAPLVERRVNREPLQHITGRAPFRALDLHVGPGVFIPRPETEQVVQIAIDALHAVADPAPVAVDLGSGSGAIALALATEVPHARVFAVEKSPDALPWTRRNIAEFGGESLTLVEGDLADALGDLDGSVAVVISNPPYVPRTMMPVDPEVHLFDPEMALYGGEDGLDVIRILSGRARRLLRSGGLLVIEHAEHQSGEIAAILAADSWRGVSHHRDFTMRDRATTAVR, from the coding sequence GTGACTCCCGAGCCCCGCGACGCATCCGACACCGACCTCCGTGGCGCGCGCGCGACCGTCATCCGTCGTCTGACCGACGCGGGGGTGCCGGATGCCGAGGTGGACGCCGATCTGCTCCTCGGCCATGTGCTGGGGCTCAGCCGTGGCGGCCTGCATGCACGACTCGTCGTCGGGGGATCGCTCTCGGACGACGACCTGTCGGCGCTCGCGCCGCTCGTCGAGAGGCGCGTGAACCGGGAGCCGCTCCAGCACATCACCGGACGGGCGCCGTTCCGCGCTCTCGACCTGCACGTGGGGCCGGGCGTGTTCATCCCGCGTCCCGAGACCGAGCAGGTCGTCCAGATCGCGATCGACGCGCTGCACGCCGTCGCCGATCCCGCTCCCGTCGCCGTCGATCTGGGATCGGGGAGCGGTGCCATCGCGCTCGCCCTCGCGACGGAAGTGCCGCACGCGCGTGTCTTCGCGGTCGAGAAGTCACCCGACGCCCTTCCGTGGACGAGACGCAACATCGCCGAGTTCGGCGGGGAGTCGCTCACGCTCGTCGAGGGCGACCTCGCCGATGCGCTCGGCGACCTCGACGGTTCGGTCGCGGTCGTCATCTCGAATCCGCCGTACGTCCCGCGCACGATGATGCCCGTCGATCCCGAGGTGCACCTCTTCGATCCCGAGATGGCGCTCTACGGGGGAGAGGACGGGCTCGACGTCATCCGAATCCTCTCGGGACGAGCCCGTCGGCTCCTGCGATCCGGCGGCCTGCTCGTGATCGAGCACGCCGAGCACCAGTCGGGTGAGATCGCCGCGATCCTCGCCGCCGACAGCTGGCGAGGCGTGTCGCATCATCGCGACTTCACGATGCGGGATCGAGCGACGACCGCCGTCCGCTGA
- the atpA gene encoding F0F1 ATP synthase subunit alpha: MAELTISPDEIRNALKDFASAYQPGAAATTEVGHVTDAADGIAHVEGLPSVMANELIRFADGTLGLALNLDEDQIGVVVLGEFTGIEAGMEVTRTGEVLSVPVGDNYLGRVVDPLGNPIDGLGEIVSEGRRALELQAPGVMQRKSVHEPLQTGIKAIDAMIPVGRGQRQLIIGDRQTGKTAIAIDTIINQKANWESGDVNKQVRCIYVAIGQKGSTIASVKGALEDAGAMEYTTIVAAPASDPAGFKYLAPYTGSAIGQHWMYGGKHVLIIFDDLSKQAEAYRAVSLLLRRPPGREAYPGDVFYLHSRLLERCAKLSDELGAGSMTGLPIIETKANDVSAYIPTNVISITDGQIFLQSDLFNSNQRPAVDVGISVSRVGGDAQVKSIKKVSGTLKLELAQYRSLEAFAMFASDLDATSRRQLARGARLTELLKQPQYSPYPVEEQVVSIWAGTNGKLDEVPVEDILRFERELLDYLARNTTVLTTLRDTNVLDDATVADLAGAVDRFKLEFQTGEGKPLASVGSEKFEAIAEEDVNQEKIVKGRR, encoded by the coding sequence ATGGCAGAACTCACCATCAGCCCCGATGAGATCCGCAACGCGCTCAAGGATTTCGCGTCGGCGTACCAGCCGGGTGCGGCCGCGACGACCGAGGTCGGCCACGTGACGGACGCTGCGGACGGTATCGCGCACGTCGAGGGTCTTCCCTCGGTCATGGCGAACGAGCTCATCCGCTTCGCGGACGGCACGCTCGGCCTCGCCCTCAACCTCGACGAAGACCAGATCGGTGTCGTCGTCCTCGGTGAGTTCACCGGCATCGAAGCGGGCATGGAGGTGACCCGCACCGGAGAGGTCCTCTCCGTGCCGGTCGGTGACAACTACCTCGGCCGCGTCGTCGACCCGCTCGGCAACCCGATCGACGGACTCGGCGAGATCGTCTCCGAAGGACGCCGCGCGCTCGAGCTCCAGGCTCCCGGCGTCATGCAGCGCAAGTCGGTGCACGAGCCGCTCCAGACCGGCATCAAGGCGATCGACGCCATGATCCCCGTCGGCCGTGGCCAGCGTCAGCTCATCATCGGCGACCGCCAGACCGGTAAGACGGCCATCGCGATCGACACGATCATCAACCAGAAGGCCAACTGGGAGTCGGGTGACGTCAACAAGCAGGTCCGCTGCATCTACGTCGCCATCGGCCAGAAGGGCTCGACCATCGCTTCGGTGAAGGGCGCCCTCGAAGACGCAGGAGCGATGGAGTACACGACGATCGTCGCGGCTCCCGCCTCCGACCCCGCCGGCTTCAAGTACCTCGCCCCCTACACCGGCTCGGCCATCGGCCAGCACTGGATGTACGGCGGCAAGCACGTCCTCATCATCTTCGATGACCTGTCGAAGCAGGCCGAGGCCTACCGCGCCGTCTCGCTGCTCCTGCGTCGTCCGCCGGGACGTGAGGCATACCCCGGTGACGTGTTCTACCTGCACTCGCGTCTGCTGGAGCGTTGTGCGAAGCTCTCCGACGAGCTCGGCGCCGGCTCGATGACGGGTCTGCCGATCATCGAGACCAAGGCCAACGACGTCTCGGCGTACATCCCGACGAACGTGATCTCGATCACCGACGGCCAGATCTTCCTCCAGTCCGACCTCTTCAACTCGAACCAGCGCCCGGCCGTCGACGTCGGTATCTCGGTCTCGCGTGTCGGTGGAGACGCTCAGGTCAAGTCGATCAAGAAGGTCTCGGGAACGCTGAAGCTCGAGCTCGCTCAGTACCGTTCGCTCGAGGCGTTCGCGATGTTCGCATCCGACCTCGACGCGACGAGCCGTCGCCAGCTGGCGCGCGGTGCTCGTCTGACCGAGCTGCTCAAGCAGCCGCAGTACTCGCCGTACCCCGTCGAGGAGCAGGTCGTCTCGATCTGGGCCGGTACGAACGGCAAGCTCGACGAGGTCCCCGTCGAAGACATCCTGCGCTTCGAGCGCGAGCTGCTCGACTACCTCGCCCGCAACACGACGGTGCTCACCACGCTGCGCGACACGAACGTCCTCGACGACGCGACCGTTGCGGATCTTGCTGGTGCTGTCGATCGCTTCAAGCTCGAGTTCCAGACGGGCGAGGGCAAGCCGCTCGCCTCCGTCGGTTCCGAGAAGTTCGAAGCGATCGCCGAAGAAGACGTCAACCAGGAGAAGATCGTCAAGGGTCGTCGCTAA
- a CDS encoding L-threonylcarbamoyladenylate synthase, with protein sequence MTRIYDCSVDAELLTGMRLARAAIGRRELVVLPTDTVYGIAADAFSPAAVQRLLDAKGRDRTAPPPVLVPGVPTLDALAAYVPPAVRDLVEKFWPGGLTIILHAQPSLDWDLGETRGTVALRMPDHPIALELLSETGPLAVSSANLSGMPSALDAHSAHEMLGESVAVYLEAGRAGDAYEAIGERPGDLSSTIVDATALEDGGTLRILRAGVISREAIREVVGDLLDDDGAAPRAADDASPPDSDGDAAP encoded by the coding sequence ATGACTCGCATCTACGATTGCTCCGTCGACGCTGAGCTCCTGACCGGAATGCGGCTCGCGCGAGCCGCGATCGGGCGCCGGGAGCTCGTCGTGCTCCCCACCGACACCGTGTACGGGATCGCCGCCGACGCCTTCAGCCCCGCCGCCGTCCAGCGTCTCCTCGACGCGAAGGGGCGTGACCGCACCGCTCCTCCTCCCGTGCTCGTGCCCGGAGTCCCGACGCTCGACGCCCTCGCGGCGTACGTGCCGCCCGCCGTGCGCGACCTCGTCGAGAAGTTCTGGCCCGGCGGGCTGACGATCATCCTGCACGCCCAGCCGTCCCTCGACTGGGACCTCGGCGAGACGCGCGGCACGGTCGCGCTGCGCATGCCCGATCACCCGATCGCGCTCGAGCTCCTCTCGGAGACCGGCCCCCTCGCCGTCTCGTCGGCGAACCTCTCCGGCATGCCGTCGGCGCTCGACGCGCACTCGGCCCACGAGATGCTCGGCGAGTCCGTCGCCGTCTACCTCGAGGCCGGTCGCGCCGGCGACGCGTACGAGGCGATCGGCGAACGCCCGGGGGATCTGTCGTCCACGATCGTCGACGCGACGGCCCTCGAGGACGGCGGCACACTCCGCATCCTGCGTGCGGGAGTCATCTCGCGGGAGGCGATCCGTGAGGTCGTGGGCGACCTCCTCGACGACGACGGGGCCGCTCCCCGCGCGGCCGACGACGCTTCGCCGCCCGATTCCGACGGGGATGCCGCTCCGTGA
- the atpB gene encoding F0F1 ATP synthase subunit A, whose protein sequence is MNLLVPIANGDDGFHAPTIDEFFPPTILFEGTPFEINRIILVRLIAVAVLLLVFWLGTRKLRVIPNRRQSIIEFGLDFVRVNIAEDLLGKKDGKRFLPVITTIFFLVLFLNLTGIIPFLNIAGTSTAGMPLVLAVVAYVLFIYAGLRKKSWRFFSDSLFPAGVPKGLYVIMTPIELLSIFILRPVTLMLRLLMNMVVGHLLLVILFAATQFFFFQAEGAFKLIGAGTLAFGLAFTLFELLVAVLQAYIFTLLTTVYIQLSLAEEH, encoded by the coding sequence CTGAACCTGCTCGTTCCGATCGCTAACGGTGACGATGGTTTCCACGCCCCCACGATCGACGAGTTCTTCCCGCCGACGATTCTCTTTGAGGGAACGCCGTTCGAGATCAACCGCATCATCCTCGTTCGGCTCATCGCCGTAGCGGTGCTGCTGCTGGTGTTCTGGCTCGGCACGCGAAAGCTTCGCGTCATCCCCAACCGACGTCAGAGCATCATCGAGTTCGGTCTTGACTTCGTGCGTGTCAACATCGCCGAAGACCTGCTCGGCAAGAAGGACGGGAAGCGATTCCTGCCCGTCATCACGACGATCTTCTTCCTGGTTCTCTTCTTGAACCTCACGGGAATCATCCCGTTCCTGAACATCGCCGGTACGTCGACAGCGGGTATGCCACTCGTCCTGGCCGTCGTCGCGTACGTGCTCTTCATCTACGCGGGTCTCCGCAAGAAGTCGTGGCGCTTCTTCTCCGACTCGCTCTTCCCTGCAGGTGTGCCCAAGGGCCTCTACGTCATCATGACGCCGATCGAGCTCCTCTCGATCTTCATCCTGCGGCCGGTGACGCTCATGCTGCGTCTCCTCATGAACATGGTCGTCGGGCACCTCCTGCTCGTCATCCTGTTCGCGGCCACCCAGTTCTTCTTCTTCCAGGCCGAGGGTGCTTTCAAGCTCATCGGCGCGGGAACCCTGGCCTTCGGGTTGGCATTCACGCTGTTCGAGTTGCTCGTCGCCGTACTTCAGGCGTACATCTTCACCCTCCTCACCACGGTCTACATTCAGCTTTCGCTGGCCGAGGAACACTAA
- a CDS encoding RNA-binding protein, which produces MLAPALEHLVKGIVDHPDDVRVAVSQSARGEVLEVHVNPEDLGRVIGRAGRTAKALRTLVAALADGRRVRVDVVDTDA; this is translated from the coding sequence TTGCTCGCACCTGCGCTCGAACATCTCGTCAAGGGGATCGTCGATCACCCGGACGACGTCCGTGTCGCCGTGTCGCAGTCGGCACGCGGCGAGGTCCTCGAGGTTCATGTGAACCCTGAGGACCTCGGCCGCGTGATCGGCCGCGCTGGTCGCACGGCCAAGGCCCTGCGCACCCTCGTCGCCGCTCTCGCCGATGGCCGTCGGGTGCGTGTCGACGTGGTCGACACCGACGCGTGA
- the rimM gene encoding ribosome maturation factor RimM (Essential for efficient processing of 16S rRNA) codes for MSAPNPPGAQLRVGRLTKAHGLKGAIKLELFTDDPARRFVPGATFSLQVPDESPWFGKTLELRELKWYNQHPVGFFVGVDDRSEAEALAKAILWVEHDAEADAEDDAWYDHQLVGLDVIRDGQKVGTVARLEHFPAQDLLIVTTPSGDVMVPFVKAIVPGVDIEARTVTVTPPTGLFEELPAEDEADGAPASDATPAEAETASESDSDA; via the coding sequence GTGAGCGCTCCGAACCCGCCCGGTGCGCAGCTGCGCGTCGGGCGCTTGACGAAGGCGCACGGCCTCAAGGGCGCCATCAAGCTCGAGCTGTTCACCGACGATCCCGCCCGGCGCTTCGTGCCGGGCGCGACGTTCTCGCTCCAGGTCCCCGACGAGTCGCCGTGGTTCGGCAAGACTCTCGAACTGCGTGAGCTCAAGTGGTACAACCAGCACCCGGTCGGCTTCTTCGTCGGAGTGGATGACCGTTCAGAGGCCGAGGCGCTCGCGAAGGCGATCCTCTGGGTCGAGCACGACGCCGAGGCCGATGCCGAGGACGACGCCTGGTACGACCACCAGCTCGTCGGACTCGACGTCATCCGTGACGGCCAGAAGGTCGGAACGGTCGCGCGCCTCGAGCACTTCCCCGCTCAGGACCTGCTGATCGTCACGACACCCTCGGGCGACGTCATGGTGCCGTTCGTCAAGGCCATCGTGCCGGGCGTCGACATCGAAGCCCGCACCGTGACCGTCACGCCCCCGACGGGCCTCTTCGAAGAGCTGCCCGCCGAGGATGAGGCCGATGGGGCTCCCGCGTCCGACGCAACCCCGGCCGAAGCCGAAACCGCGTCGGAGTCCGACTCCGACGCGTGA
- a CDS encoding F0F1 ATP synthase subunit gamma: protein MGAQLRVYRQKIRSAQTTKKITRAMELISASRIQKAQARVAASTPYSRAITRAVSAVATYSNVDHVLTTEPEKIERAAILIFSSDRGLAGAFNSQVLREAEQLSELLREQGKEVVYFLVGRKAVGYFAFRRRASERQWIGGTDNPTFETAKEIGDAVLETFLRDADEGGVDEIHVVYNRFVSMITQVPEVVRLLPLEVVEGVEEPGEKDVLPLYEFEPDPESVLDGLLPVYIESRIFNAMLQSSAAKHAATQKAMKSATDNADKLIKDYTRLANEARQSEITQQIAEIVGGADALSSK, encoded by the coding sequence ATGGGAGCGCAACTTCGGGTCTACCGGCAGAAGATCAGGTCTGCCCAGACGACCAAGAAGATCACTCGCGCCATGGAGCTGATCTCGGCATCACGCATCCAGAAGGCACAGGCGCGCGTCGCAGCGTCGACGCCGTACTCGCGAGCGATCACGCGCGCCGTCTCGGCGGTCGCGACCTACTCGAACGTCGATCACGTGCTGACGACCGAGCCGGAGAAGATCGAGCGCGCCGCGATCCTGATCTTCTCGTCGGACCGCGGTCTGGCCGGTGCGTTCAACTCGCAGGTGCTGCGAGAGGCCGAACAGCTCTCTGAGCTGCTCCGCGAACAGGGCAAAGAGGTCGTCTACTTCCTCGTCGGACGGAAGGCGGTCGGCTACTTCGCGTTCCGTCGCCGTGCGTCCGAGCGTCAGTGGATCGGTGGAACCGACAATCCGACGTTCGAGACGGCGAAGGAAATCGGCGACGCCGTCCTCGAGACGTTCCTCCGTGACGCCGACGAGGGTGGTGTCGACGAGATCCACGTCGTGTACAACCGCTTCGTGTCGATGATCACGCAGGTTCCCGAAGTCGTGCGTCTGCTGCCTCTCGAGGTCGTCGAGGGCGTCGAAGAGCCGGGCGAGAAGGATGTGCTCCCGCTCTACGAGTTCGAGCCGGATCCCGAGAGCGTGCTCGACGGGCTCCTTCCCGTCTACATCGAGAGCCGTATCTTCAACGCCATGCTCCAGTCGTCTGCCGCGAAGCACGCAGCGACGCAGAAGGCCATGAAGTCGGCCACCGACAACGCCGACAAGCTGATCAAGGACTACACGCGACTCGCCAACGAGGCCCGCCAGTCCGAGATCACGCAGCAGATCGCAGAAATCGTGGGCGGCGCTGACGCGCTCTCCTCCAAGTAA
- the epsC gene encoding serine O-acetyltransferase EpsC — protein sequence MTFFRSLREDIATARRHDPAARSGVEVFLVYSGLHAVWVYRLTNALWRRRAHFVARVISQLARFATGVEIHPGARIGRRFFIDHGMGVVIGETVIIGDDVMLYHGVTLGGKARRGAAKGAKRHPTLGDGVTVGAGAKILGDITIGARSAVGANAVVTKDIAADSLAVGVPAREQPLSRETAAAARGVHDWSNWSI from the coding sequence GTGACTTTCTTCCGAAGCCTGCGCGAGGACATCGCGACCGCTAGGCGCCACGACCCCGCTGCTCGCAGCGGGGTCGAGGTGTTCCTCGTCTATTCCGGTCTCCACGCGGTGTGGGTCTACCGACTCACGAACGCCCTCTGGAGACGGCGGGCGCACTTCGTCGCGCGGGTCATCTCGCAGCTCGCTCGCTTCGCGACCGGCGTCGAGATCCACCCCGGTGCGCGCATCGGTCGACGGTTCTTCATCGATCACGGAATGGGCGTCGTCATCGGCGAGACTGTCATCATCGGCGACGACGTCATGCTGTACCACGGTGTGACGCTCGGCGGAAAGGCACGGCGAGGCGCCGCGAAGGGCGCCAAACGTCATCCCACGCTCGGCGACGGCGTCACGGTCGGCGCAGGAGCGAAGATACTCGGCGACATCACGATCGGTGCGCGGAGCGCCGTCGGGGCGAACGCCGTCGTCACGAAGGACATCGCGGCGGACTCGCTCGCGGTGGGCGTGCCCGCCCGCGAGCAGCCGCTGAGCCGTGAGACGGCTGCGGCTGCACGCGGCGTGCACGACTGGAGCAACTGGAGCATCTGA
- a CDS encoding MraY family glycosyltransferase, with translation MTLFVLIALLTAVVTFGLSIVVWKLSLKYRLYPKIRERDVHTRPTPRLGGVAMFGGVLAAFGAAWIASSQFPNLAIIFSNPTQILAILGAALLIVLLGVADDIWDLDWLTKLAGQFIAAGLIAWQGVQIFFLPIGGITVGSSWMSALITVFAIVLVMNAINFIDGLDGLVAGVALISNGVFYLYTYLLVQKTSPSNYFNLASLITVILVGACIGFLPLNWHPAKLFMGDAGALLVGLLMATSAIAVTGQTNPGSLKLGEIFPAIMPIILPFAVLLIPLLDFSLAVIRRLRAGKSPFSADRGHLHHRLLDMGHSHLHAVLIFYGWTAVASISCLLTFVLPAYFELSAAWALLFLAVGFVVCAIITLAPLTRRKAMAIAAEEIGGGELDQTSRVESAG, from the coding sequence GTGACGCTCTTCGTGCTCATCGCGCTCCTCACGGCGGTCGTGACCTTCGGGCTCTCGATCGTCGTCTGGAAGCTCAGCCTCAAGTACCGCCTGTATCCGAAGATCCGCGAGCGGGACGTGCACACGCGCCCGACGCCCCGACTCGGCGGTGTCGCGATGTTCGGCGGCGTCCTCGCGGCATTCGGCGCCGCGTGGATCGCCTCGAGCCAGTTCCCGAACCTCGCGATCATCTTCTCGAACCCGACGCAGATCCTCGCGATCCTCGGCGCGGCCCTGCTCATCGTCCTCCTCGGCGTCGCCGACGACATCTGGGACCTCGACTGGCTGACCAAGCTCGCCGGACAGTTCATCGCGGCGGGTCTGATCGCGTGGCAGGGTGTCCAGATCTTCTTCCTCCCGATCGGCGGCATCACCGTCGGGTCGTCGTGGATGTCGGCCCTCATCACGGTCTTCGCGATCGTGCTCGTGATGAACGCCATCAACTTCATCGACGGCCTCGACGGTCTCGTCGCCGGCGTGGCGCTCATCTCGAACGGAGTCTTCTACCTCTACACCTACCTCCTGGTGCAGAAGACGTCGCCGTCGAACTACTTCAACCTCGCGTCGCTCATCACCGTCATCCTCGTCGGTGCCTGCATCGGCTTCCTGCCGCTCAACTGGCACCCCGCGAAGCTCTTCATGGGCGATGCCGGCGCCCTCCTCGTCGGACTGCTCATGGCGACGAGCGCGATCGCGGTCACCGGCCAGACCAACCCCGGATCCTTGAAGCTCGGCGAGATCTTCCCGGCGATCATGCCGATCATCCTGCCCTTCGCCGTGCTGCTGATACCCCTGCTCGACTTCAGCCTCGCCGTCATACGACGGCTCAGGGCCGGGAAGTCGCCCTTCTCGGCCGATCGGGGCCACCTCCACCACCGACTGCTCGACATGGGGCACTCGCACCTGCACGCCGTGCTCATCTTCTACGGATGGACCGCGGTCGCGTCGATCAGCTGCCTCCTGACCTTCGTGCTCCCGGCGTACTTCGAGCTCTCGGCCGCCTGGGCGCTCCTCTTCCTCGCCGTCGGATTCGTCGTGTGCGCGATCATCACGCTCGCTCCGTTGACGCGACGGAAGGCCATGGCGATCGCCGCGGAGGAGATCGGCGGGGGAGAGCTCGATCAGACGTCCCGGGTAGAATCAGCCGGGTGA
- a CDS encoding F0F1 ATP synthase subunit delta — MGSASREALAESRRAARSQNGDLATGVSLFEASRIIGSSHQLQAALGDPGAETSAKKALVASVFGSRVTPQALTLLESVAAGRWSTPSDILEGIEELGLRVIAASAPNDVSLENELFAFGRAVATNSELELALSSKLGSGPAKVALVERLLQGSASPETVAILTHLVQQPLGRRAGELVRHAAHVVADEAGFAVATVTSAVPLQQAQIDRLQAGLAARSGRPVRVNQIVDANVLGGLRVQIADDVIDGSIAKRLGDLRLQLAG, encoded by the coding sequence ATGGGATCAGCGTCCAGAGAGGCTCTCGCCGAGAGCCGTCGAGCGGCACGTTCGCAGAACGGTGACCTCGCGACGGGTGTCTCGCTGTTCGAGGCCAGCCGCATCATCGGCTCCTCGCACCAGCTCCAGGCAGCTCTCGGTGACCCGGGAGCGGAGACGTCGGCCAAGAAGGCCCTCGTCGCATCCGTCTTCGGTTCACGTGTGACGCCCCAGGCGCTCACTCTCCTCGAGTCCGTCGCTGCGGGTCGCTGGTCGACTCCGTCCGACATCCTCGAGGGAATCGAAGAGCTCGGCCTTCGCGTCATCGCCGCGTCGGCACCGAACGACGTCTCGCTCGAGAACGAACTGTTCGCCTTCGGCCGCGCCGTCGCGACCAACTCCGAACTCGAGCTCGCACTGAGCTCGAAGCTCGGATCGGGACCGGCCAAGGTCGCTCTCGTCGAGCGGCTGCTCCAGGGTAGCGCTTCGCCTGAGACGGTCGCGATCCTCACGCACCTCGTGCAGCAGCCCCTGGGCCGTCGTGCGGGCGAACTCGTCCGCCACGCGGCGCACGTCGTCGCCGACGAAGCCGGTTTCGCCGTCGCCACGGTGACCTCGGCCGTTCCTCTTCAGCAGGCTCAGATCGATCGTCTCCAGGCCGGTCTCGCCGCGCGCAGCGGACGCCCCGTCCGCGTGAACCAGATCGTCGATGCGAACGTCCTCGGAGGCCTGCGTGTGCAGATCGCCGACGACGTGATCGACGGCAGCATCGCGAAGCGCCTCGGCGATCTTCGACTTCAACTCGCCGGCTAA